The Peribacillus simplex genome contains the following window.
AGAACAACGATAAGGATGATCAAGCCGGCTAGAATCATAAGTATGTATGCGATAATTGCTGTCAAGCCTCTCCAAAAACCTTTTAATTTATAACGGCTTATGTAGATTAGAAATATAGAGATAACCATAAAGCCCATAGCTATAAAGGATATCCACATTTTTTGCAGAGCAGGTGTCATATCTTCATCACTCCTTTTTCCAGAAATTATTATAACATACCAAATTACGTTAAAGGAATTAAATCATTGTCAAAACTGTGTAATTCTCAATTTACATGACTCATTTTCGTGCAAAAAATTTTTAGGTACAGATATATAACAAAAAATATGTATAGTAATTTCCATACCTCCTCCCTCCAATAAAAAACCTGCATAGAATAAATTCTATACAGGTTTTTTATTGGAGGGTTTTAAAAATTCGAACCTTGATTGGAACGTAGGGCACTCGCTTTCCGCGGGCGGTCCGCCCTCGGCGCCTTTGCGCCTGTGGGGTCTCCCTTGGACGCGCTTTTCCCGCAGGAGTCTCTCACACCCGCTCCAATCAACTTTGTTTTAACAATTAGATATAACCGCTTTTGCCTACAGTCTTTTTTGTTTTAAAATTTTAAAGTACTCAACAACAAATAAAGAGGGATATCGTGAGTACAAATCTCCCAAACACATTTGTAAGACATGTTCATTTTTATCACAGTGTACAGAAAGCAAAGACCATCAAAAAGTGGTGACGCGCCATATCTGGCAAGAAAATATAGAAGAAGCAGATCACCTGCGTCATCATCAAGATGTAAAACCTATCTATGCGAAACGCAAGGAAACGATTGAGCGTGTATTCGCAGATGCAAAAGAAAAGCATGGTATGCGTTGGACTACTTTAAGGGGACTTAAAAAATTGTCGATGCAGGCGTTGCTTACTTTCGCTGCCATGAATGTAAAGAAGATGGCCAATTGAACATGGCAAGGTCCAAAAATGGCCTAACAGAGTGGGCTCGTAGAGACCCAAGCTCTTAATCTTGAGCAAAATTCCAAGAAAATATCAAAAGGGGTTCGGAATTAATACACTCCGAACCCCTTTTGTCGACAAACTGAAACCTGCATAGAATAAATTCTATACAGGTTTCTGAAATTCCTTTTAGATTGTCAACAGCCCCCTAAGGCTGTTTTTCTGCTTACTTATATTAAGATTGAAGCGTCGGCAAAACCTCTTTAAACGCTTTTATGACTGTATCCACTTCATCCAAATGTATTGTCAATGACGGCTCAATCCTGATTGTTTTGGAGTTTATAAGCGTACCTGCCACCAAGATGCCTTTATCAAAGAGGGCTTTAGAAAAATCATAACCCACTTCGTCTTTATGGAACTCAATACCAATCATCAATCCTTGTCCGCGAATCTCCAATACTTTATCTTTGTGCTCTTTAGCCACTTCCCTTAACCCATTTAAGAAGTATTCACCAACTTCTGCAGCACGCTCCGGTAATTTTTCCTCCAAAAGCACGTCGATCGTAGCAATGGCAGCAGCACATGCGAGTGGATTTCCTCCAAATGTCGTAGTGTGCATGAATGGATTGTCGAACCAGCTTTTAAACACTTTCTCATTGGCTACAACGGCCCCTGCAGGCATTACTCCGCCGCCAAATGCTTTCGCTAAACAAAGAATGTCCGGAACCACATCATAAAGCTGGGATGCAAACATTTTACCTGTACGTCCCATTCCTGTTTGAACCTCATCCAATATCAATAACGCATCATATTCGTCACATAGTGCCCGAACCTGCTTTAAATAATCTT
Protein-coding sequences here:
- a CDS encoding DUF2768 domain-containing protein, whose protein sequence is MTPALQKMWISFIAMGFMVISIFLIYISRYKLKGFWRGLTAIIAYILMILAGLIILIVVLSGPTT